GACTTAGCCATGAACAAACCTGACAGATCCTGCTTGGTGGAGCATATGCTGCCAGGGAGAGGCAGGGAAAACAAGTAAAGCAGAGTGAGGCTGTGGATGGGTCCCGTTGATCTTGCGGATGGCTCCAGGAGCCGCGGGAGGCATGGACTGAAAGTTTCTGATAAAATGACCAAGAGGCCGGTGTCAGCCTTGGCAAAGTCAGCCCTTGGAAGCTGACTTCTAGGGCCATCGGCTGTCACTGTGCACTTATTTGGACCCCCCCAAAGTACCCCGTGGTTGGAGTAGAACCTCATGTAACAGTGGGGCCTATCGCCAAACACTGTTGCAGGGCTTGTTTGGCTGGATGgcggcggcacacacctttaatcccagcatttgggaggcagaggcagctggatctctgagtttgaggccagcctggtttactgagcaagttccaggatgtccaggactatgtagagaaactctgtctcaaaaaacaaagcaaaacaaaacaaaccaaacaaacaaaatgctttagaggctggagagatgactcagcagttaagattgAGTACTACTCTTGGCGAGAACCTGAATTTGAACCCCAGCATCCACACTGAGCAGCCAATTAACTGCCTGTAAATCCAGCTCTGTGTGGATACTAAGATCCTCCTGCTGGAGCCAATGACTCCGATGCCTACAGGTACCTGCACTTGCTCACTCACAcctacacacactcatatacacacaaccaaaaccaaatatttaaaatatgatttagaCTTTTAAGGGGGGGGGAGGTTGACCACAAACCATTGGTCCGAATGAAGCCTGATTGATACCAGGCATTGTTCCCCGAAGCTGGCCGAGTCAGGGCCAGGTCTGACTTCTTGGAGAAGGGTAGACTGGTTTCAGTTGCCATTCCTTGGAAGCTTCCAGGTCTAGAGTGTGAGGCTGGGAAAGATGAGTGTTGCCGGATAGAAAGATCTATCGCCAGGCAAATGCAGATTCCCCGTGGCTGTGTGACTGCAGGGCCGTTACCTTTTATAACCTGGGCTTGTGCACCACAGATGGGACCTTCCAGGAGATCAGGTTGGTGAATGGCCATAGTCCCTGTGCGGGACTTCCCGAGATCAGGAATTCAAATGGGGTGGACCGCCTCTGTGGCCTGCACGTGGAGGAGGCCACGGTGTTCTGCCGTGAGCTGGAGTGTGGCCGTGTGCTCCAGGCCCCCCGTCAAGATGCGGGCGTCAGTAAGTACATGACCTGCAAGGGCACTGAGTCCACCATCCGCAACTGCAGACTCAACAACAAACTACGCAGCGGCTGCAACCTCCTGCTGGACGCAGAGGTGGTCTGCTCAGGTAAGGCTGCCGATCCTAGGCTGCCAGCGGCCCCCCAAGGATGCCCGGGTACCGGAAAGCACAGGAGAGGTCCTTAACTCTCAGCGTTGGTTCTCACAGCAACCTGTTGCCTTGGAACATAGTAGGTTGAGAAGTGGAAGGAAAACCACAGCCTGGAACTCTGCATTGAAAGCTCCGGCACCATCAGTACTTCCTAATTCCCTCTGACGGGGATCCAGAGATGAAGAGCTCAGAAAGGGTCCCAGGGTGGGCTGGCAGATGGCAGAGTGGCCAGGTCTGATGTATCATTTCAACAGGATGGAGCTGGGCCGGTGTGATACCTTAGCTAAGACCACTGCGAGGTGTCTGTGATTGCTTCATGGCCAGTTCATGCTGGTGTGGGTTGAACATCAGTCTTTCCTAGTCCTAAAGTACATACGTATGTCACCGGCTGTCGTAGCTGCTATGTTCTGAGTGCCCACAAAAGGGTACTCATATGCTCTGGGGGGCCTTGATATTGGCTCTGAGGGTATGGTGTCAGCATCGTGGCTAGCAGAGGTTGGGACAAATATGAGTAGTAGAACAGGTGggcctgacctctgacctctggttGTCGGTTTCTGCCAGTGTGGAAATACTGCTTGGGCAGAGGCATTTCCCTGCCTGCATACTGAAGACAGGAATGCTGACCTGAGAGCACTGGTCTCCTGTCTGAGGGGATGTCTGCCCTCACAGGACACGTGCAGGCCCGGCTGGCAGGTGGTGAGCATCCCTGTGCTGGACGACTGGAGGTTCTTCGGGGACTGACCTGGGGTACCATCTGCCATGCTGATCTGGACTTGCCCACAGCCCATGTGGTGTGTCGGGAGCTAGGGTGTGGTATGGCTGTGTCTACACTCAGGGGTACTCAGTTTGGCCAGAACTCAGGGCCTGTGTGGCTAGAAGCCTTCCGCTGTGTGGGCAATGAATCCCTGCTGTTCCACTGCCCTCAGGAGCCTGGTCACCACTGTGGCCACAACCAGGACGCTGCAATCACCTGCTCAGGTGAGTAGCTGTGCAGGCTCCGCAGGCGAAATCCATGCCCCTTCCTCACTAACCTCCCTCCATGACCCACATTAGATGGCTTCCAGCAGAGCCCATACAGGTGTTTCTGGCTAGGAGGGTGATCATATTCCTGATAATCTTGACTACGCTGGTTCAGGtggaagaggagggatgggaagggCCCTGATTGCCCAGAGATGTGCAGCCTGCAACACTTGGCCCTTCTGCAGCTTGGCAGAGGCGGCTACTGATAATCAGGTGGGTTAGGGTTTGCAGGagaagggctttatcatgttaaGTGCAGAAGAAAGAATTCACAGAAGTAGGGTCATGAACTGGGTCTCTGGGATGAGGCAGTTCTTATTCGGCCTCTTCTGCAGAGTTCCGGCTGGTCAATGGCAGCAGTGACTGTGAAGGCCGCGTGGAACTCCAAGTGCAAGGGGCCTGGGCACCCCTCTGTGCTGCCAACTGGGACCTAGCAGATGCAATGGTTCTCTGTCACCAACTGAACTGTGGCAATGCGGTATCCATACCTCCGGGAGGAcattttgggggtggggatgcCCCCATCTGGCCAGATGTATTTCATTGTGTGGGGACAGAGCCTCATTTGTTGCACTGTGCAGCGAGCACGCTGGGGGCCCAACCTTGTGATCTGGGAAATTCAGCTTCAAGCACCTGTTCAGGTGAGAGCAGTAGGTTTGTGGAGAGGAAGGTCTGTAGAAGTGGCGGACCGTGGGTGAAGAGTGGGCGGGGCTGTCCGGTGTGGTAATCTTCCCGTTGagcctgttccttccaggtcttcaAAATATCGTGCGACTAAGAGACGGACAGAGCTATTGCGATGGCCGTTTGGAGGTTTCCCTGGATGGTTCGTGGGGCCGCGTATTGGATGATGCCTGGGACCTTCGTGGTGCCAGCGTGGTGTGCAGGCAGCTAGGGTGTGGAGAGGCACAGCGAGTCTATGATGCTCCAGCCCCTGCTCCTTGGGCAGCGCCTGTGGGGCTGAGCCGGGTACGCTGCCTGGGCTCTGAGACTCGCCTGCTGCAGTGCAACGTGTCTACGTCCCGGCTGGTGCCTGCTGGGACCTTGCGTGACGCAGGCGTGGTGTGCTCCGGTAAGTGCGTAGCTTCCACTCCCACGGCCTCAGTCATGATATCCAGTATGTGTGACTTGGTCTCTCTGCAGGGAGCCTGAGCATGAGGCTGGCTGCGGGCCCAGGCCGATGTGCCGGGCGTGTGGAGGTGTTCTATCAGGGCTCATGGGGCACTGTGTGTGATGACGCGTGGGACCTTCGGGACGCACAAGTGGTCTGCAGGCAGCTGGACTGTGGCCATGCCCTCAGTGCTCCAGGGGGCGCCCACTTTGGGGCTGGGACTGGACGCATCTGGATGGATGAGCTGGACTGCCTGGGAAATGAATCTTCGCTGTGGGAGTGCCAGTCAGGAAGCTGGGGCCAACACGACTGCAGGCACAAGGAGGATGCAGGAGCGTTCTGCTCAGGTGGGTGCTGCGTCTGGACTCTTCCGGAGCAGCTGATTATCAAGTGCATGGCTTGGTGTCCATGGTTACCATTTGATCTCGAGAGAACTGTTTCTGCAGACAGACtttatttaaacacacacacacacacacacacgtatttttAAGTAAGTTTATAAAATGTTTCCCTATGGCTTGTCAAACAcccattatttttctctttttcctccaccTCCCTATGTATtactctcccttccctctccttagTTAAGCTCCCCCCCCACTTCAAAAACCTGTGCCCTCTCATTCTCTAGAAGAgttctcctctctgcccccacGATCCCTTTGTACTCTCCTGGCTTTTGGTTGCTTCAGGTTATCAGGTTACATACTCCAGTCTCTAGATTTGGAGCCGAGAACCATACATAAGAGAGCACATGGcctttgtctttctgggtattAGTTTcactcaagaaaatattttccagttttagccatttacctgcacatttcatgatttcatttttcttcacagaTGACAGAATTCATTATGCATATgtaacacattttcattatccattcatcagctgaAGGGCATCaatcagtgtggagaattctCAGAAAGCTAAAACACGTCTACCATATGAGTTAGCAATACTATTCCTTGGGTGTATACCCAAAGGACCCAGTGTtctactacagagatacttgcttGGCAATGTTTCCAGCCACTCTATTTACAATAACTAGGAAATGAAAGCAGCCAAgacaattccatttttttttttttaatttaaagactgGATCTTCCTTTGTTATTCTGTCAGTgttggaactctctatgtagaccaggttggtcttgaagtCACAAGAGTCCTTATGATTgtttatctatttctttttctttccttctcttattCATCTCTGCTCTGCTAGTTTGAGCTAACAGGCTAATGTTGGTGAGCAGGTGCACATTAGCACAAGGGTGGAGATCCCTTTGTCTAAAGGCTGCtgcttgcctgcctctgtttcctgggtgctgggattaaagtcatgtgccaccacacccaactgaTATCTCCAATTCTTAATTGTGATTTTTGTCTTACTGTGTCCTGGAGAACTTGGTTTCTTCAAATCACCCCTGAGGCTATTTGTGTTCATCAGATCATGACTGAGGTCATCATTCTTGGGTTTACTATTTTGTTACTCTTCTCAGGAGAAGTACCAGGAATTCCTAGATGTCTTAGCAAGTTTTCCTGCTGCTTTAGACAGTGGGATCTCTGTCTTTGTGTGATTGTGTGTCTGCTCACCAATGTTAGCTTGTTAGCTCAAACTACCAGAGCACAGaataagagaaggaaggaaaaaatcaaTAGACAAACAGCCATAAGATATAAAGAGATAGTAGGAGTGTGCAcatgtttatttattaaaaataactgtAAATATAACTGTGTTCACTTTTTCAAGTAAAAGAACCTGAGCTgatgatgctcaatccccattcagaaaggcaaagaggatggacattggaggagggagaaaacagggacaggagcctatcacagaggtttctgaaaggctttaccctgcaatgcattgaggcagatgttgagaatcatagctaaactttggacagagtacagggaatcttacgaaagaagtgggagatagtaaaacctggagaggacaggagctccataaggacagcGACAgttcctaaaagtctgggcacaggggtcttttccgaaACTGacactctagccaaggaccactcatggagatggcctggaacccctgcacagaggtagcctatggcagttcagtatccaagtggcctctatagtaatggagacagggactgtctctgacacgaactgattggcctgctctttgatcacctccccctgaggggggagcagccttaccaggtcacagaagaaaacaatgcagccactcctgatgagacctgatagactagggtcagaaggaaggggaggaggacctcccttttcagtggactggatgAGGGACACGGgtagggaagagagagagtgggattgggaggggaagaagaagaagggaggtacaggggggatacaaaatgaataaactgtatttaataaaaataaaaataatttaaaaaacctgAGCTGGAGATGATGTTGTAAGCCAGTAATCCCAGCTACTGAGACATATATGGGCATCAACACAGACTGCagccaagaaaacagaaaagacatTTCAGTAAAGTGTCTACCTAGAACCAAACCCAGAATAAAACATTTAACTAAGACATATAGTCAAGAGAAACTTGTTTTGGAATTATACCTATCTGTAAAATCTGTTGGAGCAAGGCAGGCATCTCCATCCCCTggccattattttattttgtttctatgtacttgactaaaaaaaaaacacacacatgtaagaGAGATTGTGCAGTTTTCTTGTGCCTAGTTTGTTTCAATTAACATCATGTCCTTCAGGTTCACCTATGATGTCATGAACTGCAGGacttccattttatttctattttacccatatgtgtgagtgtctgcatgaatgtgtgtgtaccatgtatgtACCTTGGTGCCTGGGGAGACCAGAACTGTagttatgggcagttgtgagccattatgtgaATCCTGGAAACTGAGCATTGGTCCCTTGTGAGAGCTGCATCATtattaacttctgagccatctctgcagctaatttccttttcagaaggctggaaatattattttctatctctgtctctgcttctgttatgcatatctatatttttatacatatgtaAATTCACACAAAACATCTGTATTCATCTTTCTCTGGACACATCTGCCATTTTCATGTTCTGGCTACTGTCAATCATGCTATAATCAAGAGCATGGATCTCTCTTTGACTCACAGATTTAATTTTCCTTGGTGCTGTGTAAGTCATATTTTTcatcactgtaacaaaatacttaAGACATcttaaaaaggaggacagggagaTGTGGGTTCATGGTTTTAGAACTTTTAGTAAACTTTTAGTGGTCTCTGGGCAAGTTTAAGCAGAAAGAAAGCAAAGTCTCTCACCTCATGGTGttcaggaagcagacagacatgGACAAGGGCCCACCCTAGCGtctgcttcctttctctgtgCCCCACCTCTTAAACTTTCTAGAATCTCTCCAAATACTCCCACTGCCTTCAAACAAAACCTCCAATAATCCTGTTGTGGGTATTTACTATTCAAGCCATAAGAAAACCCAGGAGTTTGACAGCTGGATTGCATGGTCTTATTTTTAGACTTCTAAGGAACCTCTGTTTTGCTTTCCATCATTGCTGGGAACCAGGACAATCCATGCACAGTTGATGCCAAGGGCCTGACTGGGCCAAATGCCATTATGTGTCTGTGACCTTCTTGGATCAGCCTGTTCCTTCTGAGCATGTCAGCGGAGGTGAAGGAGGGCCTCCCTGTGCTTTTCCTACAGAATCTGTGGCTCTGAGGCTGCGAGGTGGCACCAGTGGCTGTGCTGGATGGCTGGACGTGCTCTACAATGGGTCATGGGGCGCTGTGTGCAGCAATGCACTCAGAGACGTCTCCGTGGACATCATCTGCAGACAGCTGGGGTGCGGGGACCAGGGCTGGCTGGAGAACAGGCCATCTCCTGTGCCTGGCTTGGGCATCTCCTGGGTGGACAATATCAAATGTCGAAAGCTACACAATGCCACCCTGTGGCAGTGCCCTTCTGCCCCATGGAACGCACACTCCTGTACCCGGGAGGAGGAGGTCTGGATTAACTGTGAAGGTGGGTGCTGATAGTCAAAGAGAGGACCCCAGCAAAGGCTTTTATGTTCTGACCAGCCACCCAAAGGAGCTGCCATTGAACTGGAGGCTGAGTTTGCCAACATTTCCATCTCAAGCATCACAGGGCATTTAACACAGCTGGCTGCATTTATTTTGTAGGACCACCGCAGAGAACCCCACAGGATCCTCTACAGGCCTCTAACTGTTCTCCACCCGGCTGCTTAGGTATGCATCTACCAGCCTCCTGTCCACCTGCCCATTTAGATGGGCAACACAGTGACCTCTGCGCCCTTTCCAGAGGACAGCGTGCTACGTGTGGTTGGGGGTGAGGATGGCTGTTCCGGGCGTGTGGAGCTCTGGCATGCAGGCTCGTGGGGTACAGTGTGTGACGACTCCTGGGATCTGGTGGACGCCCATGTTGTTTGCCGGCAGCTGGGCTGTGGCCAGGCCTTGGCTGCTCTGGGAGGGGCTGCCTTTGGCCCTGGCTTGGGGCCCGTGTGGCTGGATGAGGTGGAGTGCCTTGGCAGTGAAGTGACCCTGGAGGCCTGCCAGTCTGAGCCGTGGGGACATGGAGACTGCACACACAAAGAAGATGCCGGCGTCCATTGTGCCGGTGAGttggcagcaggcagcagcagaGAAAGGGTTGCTTGATTGATTTCTTTAGCGGTTCTTTATGCTCAGACTCATCAGTAGGTACTGGGCCCTGAGGTGTGGGGCTTCACTGGGAACTCCCTGTAATCCCATGTGACTCACGCTAAGCTGGCAGTTGGTAGAGGCTACCTGCTAGGCGCGGGCACATCTCTTCTGCTGAGGTTTCCCCATCTCCTATTTCTCTTGCAGCTGTCTCCTCCACCACTTCATTGTGTAAGTTCTCTTTCTCAGTACAGCCTTTCCCCCTTCCATCACCCAGAGGGCTTGCAGTAGACCTCAATTCTGACTCGCCCACTTTGGAAAGCCATGCTATTACAGCCACACCACCAAGATCAGATCTAGGCCGCATCATGATTCTGTGATAGAAATTCTTCCTGCCTTTGTGCCCGCTGCATGGGAAAACTTTTGGATAGCAGGGGTCACAAGTCTTCACTTTTTAAGGCCTTTAATTTGGGGATTATGTTGCGTAGCCTTGGCATGCTGTGTTCTCTTGGACAGTTTTTGCCTAGTGCAGAGTGGAGGGCAGAGCAGTGAGGACCCCAAGCCTTGCCCTGTGCCCACGTCTGTGTCTTTTATCCTCGTCCCCTGCTTGGTTCCTCATCCTTGAACACTCCTATTGTATTTCCCTATGGCATCTCCACAACTACCCTCATGGGCTTTCATCCGTCCTCTAATCTGGGGCATCTGGGATCTCCTTTTTCGCTAGTCTCCCCTATAAATCTTTAGACCATTTCCCTTGAGGAGCAGCAAAATGTTCTCAGGTATTCTGGGGACCCAGCTGTCCTGGGTGTCCCACCCTCTTTCTGCAAGGCTGAGGTCATTTAAGCCTAGGGTCAGCTTATTCCATATAGCTAAGGCACAGCTGTTTCTATGACCCACAGCTCCTTACCTGCCCACTCCACCCATTGCTGAGGTCTGGAACCTAACTGAGATTGCCTGCTTGGTGCTTGGCTGCCTCTTGGGCACTGTCTTCCTGGTTATGGCTGCTCGGTGGTGCCACATCAGAGATTCTTGCAAGGGTATGGCATATACTGGTATGGTTTTCAGGGGGAAATGTGACAGGAAACTGGGGGAAGCTATATGAGATCCTGACCCCATCAGGAATATCTTGTTCTTGTCATTGCCCTGCATCTGGCAGGTCTCTGGTAGCCACTGGCAAGCTGGATTCTGGGGGACCCTAAGGTGTGGTCTAGAGGATGTTGGGATCTTTTTCTCCATGCTTCCAAGTTGGCTAGATAGGGACATTGTGCGTACCTAGGACTTCCTCACGTCTCCCTCCATCCCCTGTGCTATCTCCCAGTGGGACACTTCAGAGATGATATCTGGCCATGATACCCACAAACCCCATTCCAGACCTTTGAGCCCACGTGTTTCTGGAAGTCAGGGGTTGATCCCAGTGAACAGTTTCATCACATAGAGGAGGCTGCAGGTCCCAGGAGGGTGGGCTGGATCGAGAGCAATGCTTGTTCTGGAAGATTCTGGGATGGTCTCCACAGGTTCTAGAATGTTGGATCATCTACAGTCAGATGGTGTCTATGAGGACATTGAAGTTGTTCCTGTGCAGCAAGGAGAGGAGCAGGCCACAGCATCCAGACTACTGATGCAGGAAGAGGATTATGACGATGCTGAAGAGCCCGAGGACCAGCCCATGGAGAATGAGGAGCAGCAGAATGTGCACCGCTGAGCTTCATAGGTATGTCCATGTGGGGAGATCCATCATCCGCCTGTATCATTGCTTCCTTATGGTGGTTCTGCCACAGCTGCTGCATTTAAAGGACCAAACAGCTACTTCTAAGTGTCTCTGACCCTTGGTCCCACATCGGTCCTGGACACTGGGCTATACCTCTACCCTTTCAAGGTTGGTCCTTTGAGTCCTCTACTGAGGCATACAGTCTGAGTAGTCCTTGCGGTTCCCTTAGCCCCTTTATGAGCCACACATAATGTCCTTTTATAACCTTGTCCATGGTGGTTGTAGGAGGGACTCTGGATAAACAGTGAGCTAGAAGGGGTGGACTGTCTGAGTACCAAGAGCTGTCACCTGAGTCATTGCCGCAATTTCCATGGTCCATCCCTTTGTGGCTTTGATCTTCAGTGGAAAACCTAGAGTGGATGATGCCTGTGAAATGCGTATTACAATGCTTGTTTCTTTTCCTAAACAGACAGGCATCTTTGCAGCTCAATGCAAAGAACTAAAACAGGgctagaacctggaggcaggagctgatgcagaaactGGGAAAGAAGATATGGTAGTTCCTATTCCAACACCAGATGTCCTTGCTTGACCTTAGGGGTCACAAGACTGGCCTATTCCTGGGAGACGAAGGTCTTCCTCACCCTCTTTTATTACGCAGATGTTATTAAACTTTGGATTCACAGATTAATTATTAGTCTTTCTAGAAACTGTTATCAGATTTGGCTATGGTTCTCATTCTGGTttgggcttcatttttttttttctgacctctTACCtctgttctttgttctatggaGTTTGCAGGACTCTCATCCATCATTCTCACAGTTCCCTTGAGGGGTAGCTGGCCTCCCAAGTGAAGCATGGTGTTGATGCATGCCTGACAATGGACAGGGCAACAGACATGGCACTACAGCTCTCAAGCCTGTCCTGTCTTGATCTCAGAATACACTGGAAGCCTGATGGTTATTGCAGGATGAAACTTTTACTCGGGAGACGCAACACACATGCCTATTCACCTCAGATAGGGATCCTATGATAGAACAATGAACAGGTACCATCAGAGTCCAACTTGAGTTTTATGGGGGCAACTTACAGAAATATggatgaggggttacttacaggggcAGAATGACTCAAGGACAGCTACATCAGTAAAGCTCACCCCAGGATGGGTGACAGTTCACACAGCTGGGACGCTGGAGCACACCATACAGCCTACAGGCTGATCAACTGGATGGAGAGTGCCCTTTACAGATGCTTCTTTTGGTCTAAACCTCTTTTAGGCAGCTGACTGGTTTCCGCTTTTTCCATGCAGGTCTGGTCTTAAGAGTTTTCTTTGCAGATCAGCTACACTCCTCTAAGAGGGACTCTCAACTATCATTGCTTATTCTGGCAGGAATGGGCCTAGTGAATCTGATCGGTTTCAGTAACTTCCTGAAGGTTTTTTTGAGTTGTCTACCCTCCTGCTTAAGGAACTTTCTTGCAGAAATAAACGTTTCGATTTCAGAGGAAATGGTTACACAACAATGGTATGACAAAAGTTTATGTGAGCATACCTTCACAACCAACATGGCCAGCTTTATCCAGGACCATAGCCTCCTAATTCAGACCAACCTGGGGCCTCTTTTCTCACCAAAGCGGCCCATGATCACACTCTCATGTCCACCTCTATCCATAGCCCATCTACTAATGACCACTGTGTCTGACTTTCTCTGTAGATGAACCCCTCTAGGAATACATACTTCCATATACCCTCTCCAGTACCACAGGGTTTCTGGAAACTGTATTCTGGTGTCTTCTTCCCTGTTTCATGCAAAGTAGACTGCTCATGTGTGTTAGGATCTATCACCTGATAAAAACAGACCTTCATGAGGTCCTTACGAACACTGGAGTCTTCTAGTATCCAGTGTACCATTGACCATTACAGTGTCAAGGAAGAAAGTAGAACCCCCTGGTATGCCCTTGAGCATATGATCTCTTATATCTCTTGTTGTCACGGTAGAGTCACCCCTGGAATGCTGGTGGATTTTTGGCCTACATGGTGGGAAAATAGTGAAAGTGTTAGTTTTGACCCCAGGAAACTCTGGATGCTTCAGAGTCGGTTAACATTCCATTAGTTCACGGGATTGTTCACCTCACATCTGCTTTTATGAGCTGGGCTCTGCTCAATGTGATGTTAGAACAATGGCAGACTGAGTAGGAGCTGGGTAACTGGATTAAGGGAGCTCAGCTGAAAGCCTCAGAGTTGAGAAATCCACCCACCGCCATATGCTGAGCAGGTGGGGAAAGAcatcagagacctgcctgctacCACGTGGCACTGGCTGGCTGTAACCTGCTGCCGTGCCATGTGATGTGGGCAGAGGTCACCCAGAGGCCCACCAACCATGTGGGCCCCCTGCAGTAAGACACACTATAATGTGCTGATCTGTACAGATCTGGGCAGataggaaagagaagcagaataaTTTGGGCATTATGAAGAGATATGGGACTGGAGACAAGAGGGTGGAAAGGAATGGCCTGTCGTGAGGCATCAGCCTCGCCACTTGAGGCCATGGTGAAGTTCCTGCCTGTACTGCCGCTGagagccatgtctgggtctgtgtcTGTGCAGCATGGGTCAACCTGTTGCTCATATTACTGCTAGAGATCATGAAGATGTCCTGGTCTGGGCAGCTGCCTGGGACTAAGGGCTGCCCAATGGCTATGCAGAATGGTCCCAGCCCTCACTAGCTTTAGCATTCTACAGAGCTATCCCCACCTCTGCACACTGTAGTACttaggagagcaggccctgccctTCATCTAGGCAGCATCATGGAGCTGGCCCTGTGGCAAAGGCATGCAGAAACTGGCCCTGAGGTTGTGACCATAGGATAGATGACCCTGCCCCTTGTCTGCCCTGAGATGACACAGGTGTAGAGGTGATGCTTTCCTTGTCCCTTGCCCCTAACCACCTGCAACAGTTGGGAGAGCTGGTCCCAAACTCATTAGAgtagtagagctggccctgcctctcaCTAGCTACAGCACCCAGGAGAGCAGGCACTGCACATCacttgggcagcacagtagagctggccctcaTGGCAAGAGCAAAAaaggagccagccctgaggaggtTAGAGCAGGGGAGCTTTCCCAGTCTCAAGGCTGCAGCATTTGGGAGAATGAGCCCCACTGGCTCTGGTGGCATGGGTGCGGGTGAGCCAGCTCCGAAGGCATGAGAGCCGGAGAGCTGACCATACCTCTTGCCAGAGGTAGCACTGGGTGGGCTAGccaggcagtgctggagagcttgccctggtggtgtAGATATGGGAGAGCTGGtgggcccagatccagggctttgagttggcccgcCCCAAAATCATCTGTGAAGAGTTGGAGCTCATGAAAGGGCTGGTCCTgttgatccaaagctgcaggagctGCATGACACAGAACAATCAATAGGATAACTAGGAGGACTCCCTGTGAGGGTCAAATGTTGGTGGTGTGGCAGAAGCTAGAGGCCTCAACCCAGACCAATAACTGTTTGCAATGAACAGCTGTAAGTGAGGATGTGTGGGCAGAAGGGTGTACTGTGGgagacactgtgacacactacagcttccacacgagatg
This is a stretch of genomic DNA from Meriones unguiculatus strain TT.TT164.6M chromosome 1, Bangor_MerUng_6.1, whole genome shotgun sequence. It encodes these proteins:
- the Scart1 gene encoding scavenger receptor cysteine-rich domain-containing protein SCART1 translates to MRTALWTLSLGPLLMLQAALSGMTSEGGQDDLRLAHRHSPCDGVVLVRHQGEWGHLCNQEWTLAEASVVCRQLGCGPAVGAPKYVPLPGEMAQPWLHNVSCWGNESSLWECSLGAWSRSICPHEWVVVALCANGTFQEIRLVNGHSPCAGLPEIRNSNGVDRLCGLHVEEATVFCRELECGRVLQAPRQDAGVSKYMTCKGTESTIRNCRLNNKLRSGCNLLLDAEVVCSGHVQARLAGGEHPCAGRLEVLRGLTWGTICHADLDLPTAHVVCRELGCGMAVSTLRGTQFGQNSGPVWLEAFRCVGNESLLFHCPQEPGHHCGHNQDAAITCSEFRLVNGSSDCEGRVELQVQGAWAPLCAANWDLADAMVLCHQLNCGNAVSIPPGGHFGGGDAPIWPDVFHCVGTEPHLLHCAASTLGAQPCDLGNSASSTCSGLQNIVRLRDGQSYCDGRLEVSLDGSWGRVLDDAWDLRGASVVCRQLGCGEAQRVYDAPAPAPWAAPVGLSRVRCLGSETRLLQCNVSTSRLVPAGTLRDAGVVCSGSLSMRLAAGPGRCAGRVEVFYQGSWGTVCDDAWDLRDAQVVCRQLDCGHALSAPGGAHFGAGTGRIWMDELDCLGNESSLWECQSGSWGQHDCRHKEDAGAFCSESVALRLRGGTSGCAGWLDVLYNGSWGAVCSNALRDVSVDIICRQLGCGDQGWLENRPSPVPGLGISWVDNIKCRKLHNATLWQCPSAPWNAHSCTREEEVWINCEGPPQRTPQDPLQASNCSPPGCLEDSVLRVVGGEDGCSGRVELWHAGSWGTVCDDSWDLVDAHVVCRQLGCGQALAALGGAAFGPGLGPVWLDEVECLGSEVTLEACQSEPWGHGDCTHKEDAGVHCAAVSSTTSLSPYLPTPPIAEVWNLTEIACLVLGCLLGTVFLVMAARWCHIRDSCKGSRMLDHLQSDGVYEDIEVVPVQQGEEQATASRLLMQEEDYDDAEEPEDQPMENEEQQNVHR